ACACTATAATCGCAGGATGGTGGAGGCTTTTGAAGGACTAACAGGGTTTCGTCGGGTAGTTGATGATGTGGTGATATATGACAAAGATAGGGGAAGTCACATGGCACATGTCCACCACTTTTTGCAGCAACACCAGGAATGACAAATTTCACTCAACAGAGACAAGTGCTCATTTGTCCAAACCCAAATAACTTTTGCATGGTGCCAACTATCTTCAGAGGGTTATCGTGTAGATTCTTCAATCACTAATGCCATGTCTAATTTTCCAACACCAACAGACTGCAGTGACCTGAGATCATTCTTTGGCTTGGCCAACCAGCTATCATCCAGCACAGACATAGTTTCCAAGCTAAGGAGACGTGTCTCTGCACTGATGCCAGTAAACAAGGACTTGGGTTTGTCCTACAGCAACTCTCCGATGCTGGCCACTGGAACTTGGTCCAAGCAGGCTTTCATTTCTTGACGTCTGCTGAGTCACGATATGCTGTCATTGAACTAGAATTGCTGGCAATTGCATGGGCAGTAACTAAGTGTCATGTGTTCCTGGGGGACATGCAGCATTTTCAGGTTGTCACAGGTCACAACCCTCTAATCCTCATACTGAATAGCCATCACCCGGATGAGATTTGAGAATCCAAGGTTACAGCGCCTCCGTGCCCAGCTGATGGCATATAACTTTACAGCAATCTGGTGCAAAGGCAGTACACACATGGCCCTTGATGCACTTTCACAGCACCCAGTCGAGGAGCCCATACCAGAAGACTCACTTGCAGAATTTGGAGAGGACCATATTCCAGCCCCACCGATTGCAGAAATCAGAATGCAGCAGACCACAGCAGCAGATAACCTACGCTTGACAGAGTTGCAAAGACAAGCTAGCCATGATGAAGAGTATACACTGTTGAAAGCCACAATCTTGGATGGTTTCCCTGCACACAGAGGAGAACTACCAGAAGCATGCAAGTGATATTGGCAGGTCCGGCACAATCTCACAGTAGAGGAGGACCTTATAGTATATGGCTGCCGACTTCTCATACCATCCCAAATGCGTAAGGATGTACTACAGCAACTACATGAGTCGCATCAAGGAGCATCATGGACTAAGCAGAGGGTACACCTTACAGTGTACTGGCCGGGAATAGACAATGATATCGAAATCATGGTATCACGCTGTGTACAGTGTCAAACTCACTTACTGTCCCACGCTAAGGAGTCGATTGTCAGCAAGCCACGTCCATCTCGCCCTTTTGCAGAGATTGCCAGACTTTTGCTATTATGGTGGCCAGTGTTATGTGGTTGTAGTGGACTGTTACACAGACTGGTGAGAACAGTAGTACTGGATTTGTTGTGGTCAGATAGAGGCCCACAATTTACATCCAAGAAGTTTCAAGATTTTGCTGTGCAATGGGGCTTCAAACACCAGGTGTCATCACCACATTATCCACATAGTAATGGCAAAGCAGAAGCGATGGTAAAGTCGATGAAGAAGATTATACATACTGCCTGGAATGGCAGATACTTGGATGGGGATAAGCTCTGTACGGCATTGTTACAGTACCGCAACACGCCATCATCACGAGACGGGTTATCTCCAGCTCAGAAGCTCTTCGGGTGTCCAGTCCAAGACACACTCCCGGCCCATCCCAAGTCATTTGACCCACAATGGCAAACCAACTTAGACAGAGCAACAGAGAAGGCAGAACACATCCAAAGAGCAGCGGAATGCTATTACAACAGACAGGCACATTCATTACCAGAGATTCATGTAGGCTCCCAGGTAGTTTTACAGGATCCAAGAACCAGGCTCTGGCATACATATGGTGTAGTGATCAGAATGGGGTAACATCGCCAATATATTGTTAAGACAGAGTCCGGGAAGTCCTCACAAGAAACTGTAGATTCTTATGGCGATGGGTACATCTACCAGCACAGCCAGTCAACATGGACAATAGATGAACCACTACTCCATGCCACAGCAGTGGCCAAGTGACAAAGCACACCAACCAATGGGCACCATTTCACCAATCCAGCCAAGAAGATCAAACAGACGAAGGAAGCCCACAAACAGACTTATAGAAGACCCTTATTGGAACAGTTAGTAATTAAGCTTTTTCATATTTTCCCAAACTTGTGGGGGATGTAGAAGTAGTAACTATGTATTAATATGATTATATGTATATGATTAGTGTAACCCATAATTCATGTACACGTAATATGTTACAATCGTTATCAGTGGTCACTCGGTTATCACACCCCCAAaaaataaatacaataaaaaatttacacaaaattAGATActtaaatagagcagtcagtcaaataatCTTATAGAATGGTCATGCATGTAGCAGTATTAAGAATCTCAGCACTATTTCTTCCATACTTACTGCCGAGTATAAAAACTTACATCTGTTGCACCAACCCATGGGCACACTTACCTACATGGTAGCCTACTAgtacttttttttttgcaaattaaatCACTCGGTCCTTTGATGTCATTGCAATACTTTAGGCTCAGAACTGAACAATGTATTGACTGTCACTATTCCCAGCATGCAGTTCCTGGTCAATGCACATCACTTAGAAAGCTTAATTTTTATTACtactctacatcaaaaatttcagtcctgaaacatataaaATACCTATGGGGTGTGATCCCCTGctttatatatagctagctacctactaCCCTGGTAATGGTGCACCTCCCTTGGATCCATCCCTCAGATGGTCATTCTTAACCtcaatatacagtggaacctcagttatccagaccccacttatccggattctcggctaactgaactacagaaatgactgctctattagagtagtgactgttctattagggtagttgataatactaaaatttttaaaatgttcttatgctattttaaggtcaTTTATACATGGTTAAACTTttcttttcagacttatggaccacccctggtcccaaggggtttggataactgaggttccactgtacactaAATATAAGGAAAAAAACTCcatatgacaggaaattttgacgaaagaaaaaagttaataaatttgatgaatcagttaaaatccataagcacctttaaaagtaAATGTTTACATCTACGATTTCTTCATTTTCATCAACGTTTCATTTATAAAGCTGATGAAACGTCAAATTTTCCTTTTGCCAAAACTTCCTAGACAACTGTAGCTATTACTCAGTAGTAGTACTGCATTTACATATGTGTCTCTATGATGGATTTAGTACTGCCACTGCTAGAGATTGATGATGAATGATAATCACTTTCTTTCAACATGAAGTGCACATGCTATTCGTTACCAaactaaataaaaaaaaatctgtgggggcatgcccccatacCCCCTGGATGAGGCACGCTGGGTACTATAATGATATAGATGGCCGTTAGCACCCTCCTTTGTGAAAATGCACCCGTATCTAGCTGTTGCGTGCATGTACATAGCTCAAGATATGTATGTGGGAGCCGTACAATTGGTTGCGAAACTCTAATAGCTTTAATGCAGTAGCTAAGTTCCATGCCGTCATCACGGTTGACACTATATAAGGGCAAGTCCCGCCTAAGCTACCCCCCCTCGACTTTCGCCAAATGTTCGCAAAGTGATAACTTCAAAATACGTTGcatttatatatagctacattcgTACTCAATATATACTTGAGGTGACAATCTCACCTAAGGTCGAATTGTCGTCGGTGAGCTGGTGGCTTCTCCTGACAAAAAGCACGATCGCGAGAATCCTACAGTCCGTAAATCACACACACCGTGTCACGTTCTAGTAAATCACGTATATCATGCATTTATTTCTTGTGCTTGCTTTGTACCATTAGCTGTTTGCATATGTACACATGAATGTTGTAACTCCAGTTATGGTCATTACAGATTTATAAAATGTAAGCCTATGGCAAATCAGTGCATGGATAGATGTACAAATCACTTTTTCAGTGCTGTGATTAGGGACTGTAATCTATTACTTCATACTGATGGTTTCAATCATGCCCTCGGCtgatatttatttttattagttttattttgtgtacagagcTATTTCAAATCATCAGTACAGTGCACTGACTCTGTATTCACTATCAAAAATATACTATTGATGATCTTTATGAACATATCAAAAGTTCATTTCTTGGTTGAACATTTTCTAGGTATTGGTGTTGCTAGTTCACTGATTCGTGGTGAGGCATGTGCATGCTTTGCACCCACAGAGACCCTGTACGTATCAGGATCATGATCCTCCCAAGTGCCTTTATTTTTTGGACGGGCAAGTTTCTGTAGTCGTTCTGATGCCTGAATGCCTTTTGCTGATGCACTAACTGGCCACTGTACACCTTTAGCAGGTTGGTAGGTTGAAGGCGTAGTCTTAGGTCTGGCTAAGAATTCTACACGTTCACTAGCTTTGGCTTGCATGGCACCAGCAGTCAGATTACCTTTCCATTCACTCCAGTCCCATTCACTGTCTAGCTTTATCTGCAGTTCAGGAAATGTTTTTGGTTCTGCCAGCTGTTGAAGGCGATTTGTTGGATGGGCCTTTAATGCATTATCTGATAATACAGTCATAACTGGCTTGCATGGTTGATACAAAGGATGAGCCTTTTTTGGTTCGGCAAGAGCTTTGACTCGCTCTGACGGTCTAGCTGTAGCTGCAGCTTCCATTACTCCCCACAGTGGACTAGGTCTGTCTCCGGTGTAGTCTCGATGAAGCTTTTTAGGAGTAGACAGTTCATCCACTCTGCTCGTGGTCACTACAAAACCAAACTACTCAGTTTTAAGATCAGAGTTTACTGAGTAGTCATACCTAATTTAGTGGTGGTGGAATAGTCCTTGTTTGATAAATTATTGTCCCAGTACACAGATCGCCTAAAAACATACAAGGATATGTATATACTTTCTACGTATTCAGCATTCGGCGCAGCAGTGCAAAGCTGACGCGGAACAAACCTGTCTTCGTAAAATCCAGGTACTTCTGTCTTGGGAGTAGAAAGGAGATCGATTCGAGATGGCTCTTTTTCAGTGACCTCTGTTAAAACGATCAAATCAACAACGTCACAAACCTTCTTGTAAACTTACCGGTAGCCATTGTTGCTTGTGTACCGCTGCTAAGCAACAATTGTTACACGTGATATCAATCAGTTTGGCGAGCCTGTAAAAGAGTAAAACGTCTTGAATGGCTGACGCTTGGTCTAAATGTGGCAACCTCGACGACAACAGTTTATAAGTGATACGCAGTCCTGCGTAAAGTGATTTCTTTCAGAGGGCATGtgtatagtctcgtgcccagatggccttttttgtgtgtgtgaggGCAGAGAAAAAAGGTAGGCTGCATCCTtggcctttgctattcatcaccactaatcaacgttcctcaaaagttgtagatccagCTGCACCAAAAAAGTATTGGAGATCCaacagacccttttttctccgcccacacacacacaaaaaagtggtctgggcacATGTGgttatcaaaaaaaaaaaaaaaaaaatcccttTTAGAAATGCTGAGTGCAAGATCAGACACTAAGAGTAGTCTACTGATGATATTAATAAAATTTGTTAAATACATAAATCTTAGTAGCTATCATAAAGCAGCATCACGACTCATACGAAGTACTACTGGTACAGAAGTGCACGGGATTTTCCCCACTTCAGTCACTACCATGGCAATCAGGTTGGGTGAGGTAACATCATAGACTAGGTTGAGCAGGTTTAGTGACTCTATGCTCCCCCAGTCAGACAGGAAATTCTCCTTTGATGAAGGAACTAAATCAGAAGGATCACCTAAATGCAGTCAAACCATTTTGCAGTGAAGTATATTCTCCAAACAGCTTACCTAGTTCGTTGAATACAAAGGAGTCCGTTTGAACTCGATCACTAAATTTGTATGTTTCACAGCACACCAATACAGGGACATTATACATCTTGGCAACTAATGCAATGAGTGATGTTCCCACACGAGACATAACATAACCATTAGCCAATAAAGCATGGCTTCCCAAAAACACTTTTGATACCTGGACACAGACACAACCATACATAATTTCTATATAATTAACAAATCCCATCTTACCTCTTTCATGATATAAGTGACAGCATTTATGAGAATATATGAACACTCAATGCCATTTTGCACTAGAGAATTCAAAAAATTACGTCCTGTGAAATATGTATGCTATTAATTGAAGCCTTTGAAACTGATGACAACTAGCCTTCCATTTTTGGTCTGGAGTCTACTACAATCACTCTAAACTGTATGTTCTTATGTGCAATTATAAGGCTCCTTAGTACAACTGAAGAACTACACACTGCAAATGAACTACTGCCACATCCAACACATCAACCTACTAGGCGTAAACTAGAATGACGTCATTTTGCTTGatgatgtcacaacatgtaGAAGCGATTGCTTGACCAGCAAGGATAATCTTCTCCTTCAAAAACTTTTCCAATGCATCACAGAGAGTTTTTTTAGCCTGGATAAAAGATAAAAACAAAACTAGAAATTTAACAGAGGCCTTACCTCTTCTTCAGGTGTTCCAGGTGAGATACTTGTTATCtttattttcaaatattttatGGCATTACCCATACTAACTGAGAGTGGCCTGCACTGATCCAAGTAACTGCATGATAGATAATAGAACAAAATTATAAAACTGAGCTAAATACCTAATGTAAGGTTTGATTGTGGCTTCAAGGTCTCTGCACAACTCCTTTTCTGGCGGAGTGGTATAATCTTGAAATACCTAACAGGAAGTGAATGAATGAAGACCTTACTACTGAGAGTAGTAGTAAGCTAACCTTCTTAAAGGCAGCAAGCATGGCAATACACCTTGCATTGGAGCCACAAATGATTCCACTGGCATACTGCAATCCCACCTTTACAATCGCAGGATGGAGGCAGCCCTGACCATACCCAAAACTGTGATATGAATCACATGGTGATACAGCATACAAAGCCTATTAGTACGTACCTTAGGGATTGAGTGAGGGAGGTGTCGTGAAGGTATTGATGGAGATGAGCAAACAATTCTACTTGTTTTGAAGCCTCCATTCTTTGTGGCACCTGCTCAAAAAATATGTACAAGTTTAATGTTTGAAGATGAGAATGTACAACATGTGGCAGTGCAAAACCCTATTAAAAACAGAAATCACTTATAAGAAATTGCACTGCCTACATTTCaatagacaaaaaaaaaactagtaaAGGTATTTCAATAGTTGCTACACCTAGTAACTACATATTAACAATAAAGCACCTGTTGTTTAGCTAATTTCTTAGCTATTTTAGCTTGAACTTTCTTATCATCAGCCAACACGTTAGTAGCCACACGTTGTTGCCCCTCTGTAACAAAGAGTAAGAGacatgtaaacaagaagattttaATGCCCTTTAGTCGTTAGATGATTGCACAAAGAAAACACTCTCAATAAAGATACTTATAAAATTTTACACAATGTTTCCTTAAATATCTGAGGTTACTAGCACATGGTAGGGTTATTAAATAGTTATACATTTAGTTTATACAAAATACCCAATCAAGGCAGACATTACTAGACATTGTAACACCAGGTGTGGTGGTGACGTATTAAACTTGAACAAAGCTAGCTCCCACAGTTTGCCACTCTTTCATCATCTGCTTTGCTCAGAAAAACATATCAAAGCCATTGTCCACTTACTGACATCAATTGTACCTCCTTTGCAGCCAATCTGAGATCCCCAGGGTTTGGAgatggctcagaagtaaacagttaTAAGAGTGGCACCACACCTTTCCCCCCACTCAATACACACATGTGAGACTATACTAGGGTTGGGTGATACTGAAAAAAGTGCAGCATGGTATATCATGAGAATATTAATCATGATAACCATTATTATCAcgataataattatgtacattagATAAACCATGGAATATACGCAATTACAAAAACTTGTATTGTATTACAATTCCTAaattactgtatagcctaaatatttcgagggggagattttcgctgatttcacagttttgggtgttatcagtgaaaattttagccttgaaatatttagtagtctaatacattttgggagtgtttgcaaatccgcaaaatttttatttttaacaacattgctcaacctcgaaatatttgcccctcaaaatatttaggctatacggtactagCACTGCATATAGCAAtatccattatttactcttggcaATATGTATTGAGGCTTTACAAACAAGTGAAAAAGGTAGTGAATATGAAGAGCCAATGTGCATGGCATGGCTGTCTACCTAGGTCTACAGAGCAATGCATACTATGGCATACGCTCACAAAGAAATTAATAGGCAGTTGTCTTATCAATAAGACACTAGtaggtttatttatttatttatttattatagctTACAACATGCAcatacaaaattacaattattgGTGTGCATAACTAGTGTTGACATCCATGAgtgaaaaaacaaaacaaacaaacaaaaaaccaGTCATTTAAGTCTTTGTAAAGAAGAGACCCCCACACATCAAATAACATATCATTGTCTAAAAGTAGTTATTAATATTGAGGATCTACATGGTCAGCTACCTATATAATTTGTCATCTACTAACTTTTATATGGCACAAGAGGCACTGAACATGTAgtatcaacacacacacaaaattttggTTGTCAACAATTAATACACGACAAAACTTCACAACAAAAAATGCCACTATTATGGCCAAATTATTTTTGCCATTTGATGAGTTTTCCCTGATGCATGATACAAGAAACCAAAGTATATATTTTCTTACTATCACTTGCAGGCCTTCCTTTCTGACCGTCAGCTTGCTTTTGTGCCTTTGAAGCTCTTTGTGCTTCCTGTTAAACACATGACTAATCGTCACAAAAATACAACTGTTAATTACTTGTAAGGCCCTCCTTTCTGCTTTCAATTCAGCTTTACTTTTTTTCTGTGTTTCACCATCCTCCGAACCAAGCTTATCACTGCTCTCGCTTATGGTTCTGATCCTTGCATGTTGTTGTTTTGATGGTGGCTTTCCGGAAGTAGTTGACTTCTTCGAGTCGTCTTTATCTGATGATAGCGAAGGAAGTCTTCTAGCTGCCTTGGATGGTTCTTTTGGGTCTCGTTGTGAACTAGACGCCTTTGTTTGGTGTTGAGCATCACTAACTGACCCTGGCCTAGATGATTTAACCGGTGACCTGGTAGTGCTCATTTTTAGTCGTATCCCACAATCGTAAATTTCGTTCTGACTTGAAGCGCTAGACTAGTTATTTAAAATAATGCATGCGCTTAGCCTGCAATAATTAGTGGTTGAGGTTTTCAATCGCATTCGCAGGGCAGCTCGCAGGGCAGTTTATAGTACCAAGTATGGATGAAGATTCAGAAACGCAAAAACTATTAAATGGCTCAGTGGAATCTCCACTTAACGCCCTACCTCGCGCGAAAGCTACTAAGCTGCAGCAAAAGCCAAATTCGCGTTGGATGCCTTCGTGCTGGTTCATTGACTGTCTACCGTGTATCAGAGCACGATATGTGCTCGCGTTCATGCTTTTCTTGGGATTGTGTAACGTGTACGCACTTCGAGTTAACCTGAGTGTAGCCATTGTACAGATGACTGCTGAGCATCCACATCACCACCAAAGGTTAGACCATACTATAAACCACATTGTCATGTGAGGAACCCGAGGAGGAACCTTATTACAACCATCATTCCTGAGCTTCCCAACTAtatggctccattacaagttcggagCCATATAGTTGGGAAGCTCAGGAATGATggttggctccattacaagttcggagCCATATAGTTGGGAAGCTCAGGAATGATggttggctccattacaagtttggtttggctccattacaagttcgggaaagggccgtaatggacactgtacttatatgtcttccccataggaaatgtattgtgaaaattttgattggccataaatattatgtcaaacatttgaacaaaaagattttgaaatatttttagcgggtcaagcagtactacaaatgagccaaatttcaagatcgtgtgtaattgcatccatgagctattaaatgtttttgaggattcagctcaacgtagatagctgaattagctagctaacatgACACAGAATGCatttttcttagactgctctaacAAGGTACTAATTTTAGAAGGTGCTGCAtagctgcactcagccaccagtgatataaaaaatccttgatgaggttaGAAAAATGGCCATgcgggcagggatgagaaactaataattaagtttatgtggccttacaGTGACCAGTTAAATATCAACGGCTTAAATTAGCACTAAAATTGTTTACAAAATTTGATCATTTATTaataatgtacatacacattttttgaggacttccaATACAGCACACACATAGGTAAACAGTATGTTCTATACAGATTTTCCATTGTTTGATCTAACTTTTATGATTTagtagatttaaactagaactTGCATTTATAAAGTTGAACTGCATGAGCAGCTGTGGTTCAGTCAATTTCAGTGGTGAACTTGAACTATTCTTTACTTTTTGATGACCGTTCTAGAGCATTTCAACTCCGCAATTTTATACCACGTTGGTTTATCTTTGTAACACTAGATCTGTAGCTCTCACTGTGATTTCTTGTAacaacaaaaggtttgagctacaGTATGATGGTTAACAGACCCAATTTTTAAGCTATTCCTACGAGTGCAGTTTACCCTATAGGCATGACAAAAAAACTGTCATGCCAATTTTCAAGGTGATTGAATAACTCATTTGCATGTTAtaatgtttttgtttttttgttaaatGTGCAAAAAGGAGAAAAATCTAGGCTCCTGAAATGAGAAATTAAGCTGGCCTTTGATGGCTCATATTTCATGAATGCACAAAGCTGTTTTGCTCAAATTTGTTATGTGGGGTGAGAAATTCATTGTGTAAAAATCATTGAGAAGGGAACActtacatatgcatgaaaattgtgtgTCTTTCTTCCTATCAGTTCCACATGGTTAAtgcaccagctttcttggctacaCAATTAACACATTACCATGTGTCCTATAGTCAACTAGactttctaattgtttcagatTCATATGTTTGGCATAAAATTAATTGACAATGATGCCTCATTTGTTGAAAATTTCATATTGTATAATGCAGTTGTGTAAACTAGTAAGTCACAGTATTGAATGACACAGATTATTATCATGTGAATGATGCAGTTGTGTGAACTGATACCATACACAGAAGTCAGGGGTGTTGTATAACAAAGATTGTTAAGTTATCCTCTTTGGTCAATCTTCGGTCTCACATATTCAGTAATTAAAGATCGTCTATCTAATTTAGCACAATTATAGTCAATGTAGTGTCCCTGCCTGAATTCAGCTCAAAGTACAATTGATGTACCTGCCAACCCAATACATGGATCATCAGCTTAGCTTCACACTGTCCATAGGAAATGATACTATTTACGTTTTAAAATGGCCACATGCATTGTACCTGCTGCAGCTAACAATGTTTGTCCCAACACACAGTTTATCTACGATATCTAGCCTATCTCACATATGGGTATAATGGCTATTGTAGACAACTTTGAAAAATGAACTCATAATTATACTCCGTTTATAGGCTATATAGGCATTTGTTTCCATCAATACAGCCTAATGTCAATAAGAACAATTTATAGTGTTATGCACATAGTTAGAAATAAATGCGATGATCAACTAGATAAAGAAACCATACAATTAAGTGACGTGTAGTTATACACTGCATGCACACAGCTCTACACATTAGAGGTACTGTAATTTTGGGTGTTTGAAACATGATATGGAAATATACGTATCACATGAGGATCACTTTATTACTTTTTGCAAAGAGAGACCCTTTCTCTTTCCAGAACACTAATCTTGTAGGTGTAAAATTTTTGCAACTACAACATACAATAATTTCATTATGAGAATGCTAGCCATTAAAATGTAGTGCATTTCTAACGTCTGTAGCTACACCTTAATATCATGTATCATGATATTTTATATCGACACAACGTGATTTTATGTTGATATGGCCTCAACATACCAGATAAGctgatatattgttgcatctctactGGGGATGTCacgatatagaattttttttcatATGTCACAGACATTTATATCATGCTTTATCATATGTCACAACATAAGTTGCTCTAGAAAAATCTATAGTAAAATGTGTTTCCCCTTGGTGGATTTCCAATACTTTCAAGAGCATAATACATGGAGTTTTTTGGTCTCAATACTCAATTTTGTACATTGAATTAGCCAACTTTGTGTGCTATTTCTATGTCACAACATAAATGGGCCATGACATTAGGTGACTTTGAAGTAATGGTGCCCACCATTTACTTTCATGTACCAATGGTGAAAGATATCATTATGCTTAGCTAACAGGTAAATCACAAATTAGGTTATGGTCAGAGTTAGCCTTATCTGTTTTCTTCTCACATGTCAATTCCGTCTTGAAGGTAGCAACTAAAGGAAGTAGCTAGTTAGTAGCAGAGTGGGATTTTATGTCACGATATGTCGACTACAACTATTGTAGCATCCCTAATCTCTACTACACATGAACCCTCTAACACTGTAGACTACAGTGCAagtttgataaaaattttaatgtttcTGCAAGTATTTTCAGTGAGAGTTTTTTGATGGTATGGTATATGTATTCCTTACATGCTTCCTATACACTAATGTATGAAGAAGAACTATCCATCCATTGGCTTTCTTTGTATAACAAGAATAAACAAATTTTCATTGAGTATTTCTTCAATGCACAATTATTATGTTAGTTCTTTTTATAGGAGTTTTGACTGGTCAAGCTCTGAACAAGGTATGATGATATAGAATAGGTGCTATAGTTACAGTTTTTTTGACAGGCTGGGTTTTATCAAGTTTCTTTTTTGGTTACCTGATTACACAAATTCCTGGAGGATGGTTGGCTACCAGATTTGGCGGAAAATATGTGTTTGGTATTGGTGTACTGGTGACATCATTACTTACCCTAATCACACCACAAATGGCGTACCTCAATCTCTGGGCATTGGTTGCCTGTAGAGTTGTAATCGGGTTTTTTGAGGTGATTTACAATATTTACTTGTTTGAATTCTATTAATATAAATTTCTACTGTCCAGGGGGTTACATTTCCATCCATGATTG
The nucleotide sequence above comes from Dysidea avara chromosome 3, odDysAvar1.4, whole genome shotgun sequence. Encoded proteins:
- the LOC136249578 gene encoding translation initiation factor eIF2B subunit delta-like is translated as MSTTRSPVKSSRPGSVSDAQHQTKASSSQRDPKEPSKAARRLPSLSSDKDDSKKSTTSGKPPSKQQHARIRTISESSDKLGSEDGETQKKSKAELKAERRALQEAQRASKAQKQADGQKGRPASDKGQQRVATNVLADDKKVQAKIAKKLAKQQVPQRMEASKQVELFAHLHQYLHDTSLTQSLSFGYGQGCLHPAIVKVGLQYASGIICGSNARCIAMLAAFKKVFQDYTTPPEKELCRDLEATIKPYISYLDQCRPLSVSMGNAIKYLKIKITSISPGTPEEEAKKTLCDALEKFLKEKIILAGQAIASTCCDIIKQNDVILVYAYSSVVLRSLIIAHKNIQFRVIVVDSRPKMEGRNFLNSLVQNGIECSYILINAVTYIMKEVSKVFLGSHALLANGYVMSRVGTSLIALVAKMYNVPVLVCCETYKFSDRVQTDSFVFNELGDPSDLVPSSKENFLSDWGSIESLNLLNLVYDVTSPNLIAMVVTEVGKIPCTSVPVVLRMSRDAAL
- the LOC136249571 gene encoding sperm microtubule associated protein 2-like encodes the protein MATEVTEKEPSRIDLLSTPKTEVPGFYEDRRSVYWDNNLSNKDYSTTTKLVTTSRVDELSTPKKLHRDYTGDRPSPLWGVMEAAATARPSERVKALAEPKKAHPLYQPCKPVMTVLSDNALKAHPTNRLQQLAEPKTFPELQIKLDSEWDWSEWKGNLTAGAMQAKASERVEFLARPKTTPSTYQPAKGVQWPVSASAKGIQASERLQKLARPKNKGTWEDHDPDTYRVSVGAKHAHASPRISELATPIPRKCSTKK